The Meriones unguiculatus strain TT.TT164.6M chromosome 1, Bangor_MerUng_6.1, whole genome shotgun sequence genome has a segment encoding these proteins:
- the Eef1akmt2 gene encoding EEF1A lysine methyltransferase 2 isoform X3, translating to MNTDADGQSGAVVAARSREGSPAAADFVPSALGTREHWDAVYERELRTFQEYGDTGEIWFGEESMNRLIRWMQKHKIPLDASVLDIGTGNGVFLVELVKHGFSNITGIDYCPSAIKLSASILQKEGVSNINLKVEDFLNLSTKLSGFHVCIDKGTFDAISLNPDNAVEKRKQYVMSLSRVLEVKGFFLITSCNWTKAELLDVFSEGFELFEELPTPKFTFGGRSGNTVAALVFQKREISLDKVS from the exons ATGAACACGGATGCTGACGGCCAGAGCGGTGCAGTGGTTGCCGCGCGGTCTCGAGAGGGCAGTCCCGCGGCGGCTGACTTCGTCCCATCGGCTCTGGGGACCCGAGAGCA TTGGGATGCTGTTTATGAGAGAGAACTGAGAACATTCCAAGAATATGGAGATACAGGAGAAATCTG GTTTGGGGAAGAGAGTATGAACCGACTAATAAGGTGGATGCAGAAACACAAGATCCCGTTGGATGCCTCAGTGCTTGATATTGGAACTGGAAATGGTGTTTTCCTGGTTGAACTT GTGAAACATGGTTTCTCTAATATAACTGGGATTGATTACTGTCCTTCTGCAATTAAGCTTTCTGCAAGTATTTTACAGAAAGAAGGGGTATCTAACATTAACTTAAAG GTAGAAGACTTTCTGAATCTTTCTACAAAGCTGTCTGGATTTCATGTTTGCATTGACAAAGGGACTTTCGATGCCATAAGTCTTAATCCTGACAATGCAGTTGAGAAGAGGAAGCAGTATGTGATGTCTCTCTCCAGGGTGTTGGAAGTAAAAGGCTTTTTTCTAATAACCTCATGTAATTGGACCAAGGCAGAGTTGCTAGATGTATTCAGTGAAG GATTTGAACTTTTTGAAGAGCTGCCAACACCCAAGTTCACCTTTGGAGGTAGATCTGGAAACACTGTAGCAGCTTTGGTTTTTCAAAAAAGAGAGATTTCTTTGGACAAAGTCAGTTAG
- the Eef1akmt2 gene encoding EEF1A lysine methyltransferase 2 isoform X4 yields MNTDADGQSGAVVAARSREGSPAAADFVPSALGTREHWDAVYERELRTFQEYGDTGEIWFGEESMNRLIRWMQKHKIPLDASVLDIGTGNGVFLVELDLNFLKSCQHPSSPLEVDLETL; encoded by the exons ATGAACACGGATGCTGACGGCCAGAGCGGTGCAGTGGTTGCCGCGCGGTCTCGAGAGGGCAGTCCCGCGGCGGCTGACTTCGTCCCATCGGCTCTGGGGACCCGAGAGCA TTGGGATGCTGTTTATGAGAGAGAACTGAGAACATTCCAAGAATATGGAGATACAGGAGAAATCTG GTTTGGGGAAGAGAGTATGAACCGACTAATAAGGTGGATGCAGAAACACAAGATCCCGTTGGATGCCTCAGTGCTTGATATTGGAACTGGAAATGGTGTTTTCCTGGTTGAACTT GATTTGAACTTTTTGAAGAGCTGCCAACACCCAAGTTCACCTTTGGAGGTAGATCTGGAAACACTGTAG